gtattttatttttgtttatccatttcgTTGGGAGCAAGGACAAAAATGTAAATCTACACCTTGCTTATCAAAATTGCCAAAAAAAGAGtgctctgccttttaaaaaagcattatgATTTTGTAAAGACATTGCTTTCCAATTTAATATTTGGAAAAGGTGTCATTTTCATATTCCTACTCAGATGCcagtgttttggggttttttttcagggggaatttatttaaaaaggttttgctctttttttccacAAGTATCCTTTCAAACAGAAAGAACCCAAAGAGACACCTCAAAATGCCTGTAAAattattgcttttctttctctaagtCAGGCAGGCGAGGCTACGGAAAGGAAGAGATTTGGTAAGTAAATTACAGTTTTGTGATTGCTCCCGCTACCGTGACTGCATGTCCGTGAGTGCCAGTCAACGAGACAGTTGTCTCTCACACTCTGGTAGCATTCGCTCAACCTACAACACTGAGGAAGAAAGCCACACTGAAGACACAAGGAATACAAGTCAATCCAGTCTAGAGAACAACATTCAGGGAAACAGAGTACCAACACCTTCTTagaacatggaaataaaaaataactccATCAGAGCTACCTCGCCAAGGAGCATGTTGAAAGTCCAAAATAGCACCATTCATCAGTGTCTCAGGTCCTGTGGCAGCATCTCGGTCACTTACCACAAGGAAACAATGAGTTTCAAACTACTTCTATACATCAAAAGAGTACATGGATAAAATATAGAGATATACAGACAATTGATGAACATAAACTACTAGGTTTGTTacatctaaatgaaaaaaaaggggGGACTCTCAGCCTCTGCAAGAAGCAGTCGGGAGCTGTGTGAGTGAAAAGGCAGGAGTGGACCGGTTGTGTGAGCGCGGTGGGAGTTTGAGTTGTGGAAGACATTGTTGTAGCGAACCAGGCCTGAAGGCCCACCTGTAAGGGTTGTAAACGTGGATTCACAGTGTGAAATTCTGAGCGTTTTCACTTGAGTCAGAATGATTAAAAACTGGTTTGATGATACCTATTTGTCCACTGTAAATTCTCTAAAGCAAGGCTCAGAGTCCCATAGTTTCTTCTTATACTTGATgatttacacagaaaaaaatcccaTATATGATACCATGACCTCATCAATACCCATACACCATATGTAATACAAATGGAGGTGTTACGATTAAAAAAAGTGGAGGTAACTGATTCTTGGGGAGCGGAGTTCACTGCTGCCCAGTGGAGTCAGGGAGGCAGCGTTTGTCTCATCGTTCTTCTTGCGGTTCACTTCCTTTGGGACAGGAAGTCTTCCCTGCAAAGCAGGCagacccacacacagacacacacacataaaagacaaaattagtcATGCTTctgaaaccattttttaaaattttgcttttcctGCCCAGCCCACATTTTACCCTTGAACTCTTGCTGTTTTGCAAAACAGATTACATATTAAACACAGTTCACCTGAATGTAAATATTAGGTCTGTGAGGAAATAAAGTAATTAAACACTGGCCACCTTTGCTTCAGTAGAATGAAGTGCTTCTGTCATGGTGGTGCCAGCCATGTGTGAGGCAGCATTGTCCAGTGTCAGGTTTCTTGGGACAGTTTCTACTAGTATCAGATGGGGCCCAACCTTAGACTGGGTGATAGATACTCACAGGAGGGTCAGtcgataattaaaaaaaaaaaaaaagagtccagagGGTGTGATGAAGAAGAGTAATAATCtatttttgaatatgtaataaaaatatttaaaaacatatccaACTTGCATAAATCTTATCTATGTATGGCTTATTCTACATGCAATCGGTACATACCAGAAGTGGGTACCAAAGATGGGAAGTGTCTGGGAGAGAAATAATGTGAGGGTGCCCGGAGAGAGGAGGCTAGTGGGAAACCAAGGCCAGAACTGACTGGGGCTATTCTAAGTCTCTCCTCACAATCCTGATGAGTAAGGTTTTTGTGTTTCTGACTAGAATAACTCAATCTCAGTGTGACTGCTGATCTGCCGCCATGTGGCTTCCCGGATACACTGCTGCAGCACCAACAGTGGAGAGGAGCTCTCCATCACAACCAGACAGCAGAATCACAGCACAGTGAGGCCCACCTGCCCACATGATGCATAATAAAGGTATTAATTTACAACAGATGGATTTTATGCCCTGTACAGGTATGAACATAGTGAATATTTGACAATAGTCTCTCTTTTAGCTGAACTCTGGAGTTTTAATTGCTGacattttcttggaaaaaaaatatcctttgtggttttaaaagacgtgtgggttttctttttttgtttttttttttctgctcaagTCACATATTCTAACAAGACAGTTTTAATAAGCCAATTTGACTAGATGTAAAGTACTTGGATTAGAGTGATCATCTTACTTTGTGACCTATAAATTAacacatttaaatttctttttaagaattcaGAAGCCAGTAACTTCCAAACAACTtgaaattgaataaatattttcagcaacCCAGGGGTGAACTAAATGCAACAGATAATTCAACTTTAAAAAGTCTTACTTACTGTATAATTTTCCATATTTAAACATCTGGTATGCCTCAATTTTTTGCTTAAAAGTCTCAGACTTTGAGAGCATACAACAGTTTTTGGACATATATAACCATTATGTACTTTAATACTCCAATCTTAGGTTGTGATTTTAGAGGTTGTTTTGGTATCATTAAATACCAATGGGACCAAaccagaaaattaaataaaaatataattcaccaTTCACACACCCTTAGGAGTCTAGATTCAATTTCCAAAAGCATAATATTGGGTAGTTACTtgcatttctgaaaataatttcaatctTGGAATCTTGGTACACAatcccaaaatttaaaaaaaaggaaatccactGTAATACCAGTGTCTTTAAAATAATGCTGCCAGCCCAACCCCATCTCACCCCACAGTCAAACAGTTACCATGGTTCAGGATAGGACAAACATAGGTTTTGGACAAATGAAGAGTTCAATGGCTGTTAATTGTCACAggcaagaaaagaaggaaaaccaaAAGTTGATAAATGTTAACTCAACAATTATACTCTTCACACAGCTTGCCTTAAAACTGCTCCTGTTCAGACTTACTCTGTTCAAAAGTGAATACACAGAACGTTAGTGTATCTCTCTATTTAAATCTTAGTCTTGGTACTAATCTTCTACCTCCATGAAACatacacaacaaaacaaaaggaagaacaagGGATTTGGGAAGAGGcacttccagaaaaaaagaaagtgaagattATTTCAGAtttgaatttatcattttttactattttttctgtttcaaggtgccagataataaacatttctttgttCACTTTCACGTTCTGAGTGCCTACTATGGCTGGAGTACTCTATTCGATTTTAAGCTTAGAGattgaaacagaaacaaaaacagtccCTGCCCATCTCACCCTTCATTAACTTGCTGTGTGGAAGACAGGCATACAGACTGGACCCTGACGAGGCAATGGCAGTAGGGCCCACAGGGAGGTGTACAGACTGGACCCTGACGAGACCATGGTAGTAGGGCCCACAGGGAGGTGTGCTACTGCAGCAACCTGAGGGCCCAGAGCCCAACATGCCCGTGGGGAGAGGTGCTCCTGAGGAGACAGAGTTCTATGCATCCTCCCTATAGAGTCCTGGATTTACTAGATTTCAATCCTCTTCCCCCAACTGATTTCAATCCACACACCCTCCCactatttacaaataataataataataggcttTCTGCCCCCACTAAAGGAATTTTAGGCTTCTGCAACAAGTGGAGGAGGCATTTTGAAGATGGGACACAAAGAAGTCTTCTTTCTCCAGATCCAGAAGTCAGGCCTGATAAGAATTTAAGCCACAAAAAAAGTCCATCCATGGAAAAAACAGTTGTTCTATCATCCAGCACATATTTGTGCCAACAGAACTGAGGGACTTGAGTAATTCAAGAGGCTAGGGGTTGGGGGGCAGATGTGTCCAGTGGCTCCCACAGCCCCGCCGTCCTGGAAGTCATGCCAGTTAATGTGCCTCGGGGTGGATCAGCCCTCCCGACGGATGACTACTAGGAAATTAATCCCCAGTTAATAATGTGCTTTGGTCCAAGTAAGTCAAGATTATTTTTCCTACAATTATGCAAAGATATGCTTTTCCAGAAGGGAACTtctggaaaaagaacaaatacacTATGCTTAAAATATTATTCACATATTTAGAGAAGATAGCGGAAGACCTGAATAccatgatccactgtgcccacccCTGGGAGCACGTCTTTGTGGAAGACAAGACCTAGCACACCAGGGCTGGCTTTCTAAGAGTAGGGGGAGGCACCACTGAGCTCATCAAGGAACTGTGCCTAGTCTTGCCCCTCTGGTTTATGTCACCAGTATCAAAGAGAGGACCTTTGGATGCCTGAATGAGGCAAGAATTAATGCGAAGGCTatactttgctttgttttcacaTCTTGCCCTAGCTGCCTTAAGAGAATTATGCCCTGATCTGGCACAGTGATGAATGTCTTCGGTTATACTGCTGCTGCCGCTGGTGTGCTGTTGGTGAGGtggtggggtgtgggtgtgtttTAAGGAAAGCGCTACTATTTTAGCTCTCTTCCACTCCAGCTCTACAAATCAGTGCAAGTCTAGTTCAGGCAGGGCCAAACCATTTTGTTCACCTACTTTTCTGCCAGTGATTTCAACCTTGACCTTCAAAAATGCTCTGCAAGATTAAAAGTGATTTaagattgttttctttcagtgCAAACTGCCAGTTGATATAACCTCTTCAGTTTCTGCCTGCCAGTATAAGATAGGGAATTGTTGAGACTATTgagtgtaaataaaataatttcttaaacatTGAAATACCAGTAATAGCTGGGGGAGGCCTCACCATTATCAATTACACTTATGAAACTTTCAAATAGAAATGTTATTTTCAGtggattctgtttttctttattaactgCAAAATCAGTAAGTCATTAAAAAGTACACTCTTCCTGCTTGAGGTCAAATAAGTATTTACCCTAAGAGGCAAAGTTCAGTATCTACAGTAAAAACTGGTAAGTAGTTGTTGTTTGTTTCAGAAAT
This DNA window, taken from Macaca fascicularis isolate 582-1 chromosome 6, T2T-MFA8v1.1, encodes the following:
- the NREP gene encoding neuronal regeneration-related protein isoform X3; its protein translation is MKGVWNYSALVYYPERFVWVSQEPFPNKNMEGRLPKGRLPVPKEVNRKKNDETNAASLTPLGSSELRSPRISYLHFF
- the NREP gene encoding neuronal regeneration-related protein isoform X2, which encodes MIVRPPQPHGTVYYPERFVWVSQEPFPNKNMEGRLPKGRLPVPKEVNRKKNDETNAASLTPLGSSELRSPRISYLHFF
- the NREP gene encoding neuronal regeneration-related protein isoform X4, whose protein sequence is MVYYPERFVWVSQEPFPNKNMEGRLPKGRLPVPKEVNRKKNDETNAASLTPLGSSELRSPRISYLHFF